In Ciconia boyciana chromosome 12, ASM3463844v1, whole genome shotgun sequence, a genomic segment contains:
- the LOC140658584 gene encoding glutamine amidotransferase-like class 1 domain-containing protein 3, mitochondrial produces the protein MGKRVAVVLAGCGVYDGSEIHESSAVLVHLSREGAQAEVYAPDVDQMHVVDHVKGQPTQEKRNVLVESARIARGNIKDLAKLDVKGLDALIIPGGFGVAKNLSTWATQGKNCIISKEVEDVLKAFHTAKKPIGLCCISPVLAAKIFPGCELTVGHDTECEKWPYAKTAETMKELGCKHVNKHVTEIHVDVKNKLVTTSAFMCNAPIHEIYDGIGKMVREVVRLA, from the exons ATGGGAAAGAGAGTGGCTGTTGTGCTGGCTGGCTGCGGGGTGTACGATGGGAGTGAGATCCATGAGTCTTCCGCTGTGCTGGTGCATCTCagcagggagggggcacag gcagaaGTTTATGCTCCTGATGTTGACCAGATGCATGTGGTAGACCACGTGAAAGGACAGCCAACTCAGGAGAAGCGTAATGTGCTCGTTGAAAGTGCCAGAATAGCCAGAGGCAACATCAAGGATCTAGCTAAGCTGGACGTCAAGGGGCTGGATGCCCTAATCATACCAG gtGGCTTTGGAGTGGCTAAAAACCTGAGTACTTGGGCCACCCAAGGCAAGAACTGCATCATCTCCAAAGAGGTGGAGGACGTCCTGAAGGCATTCCACACTGCCAAAAAGCCCATTGGCCTGTGCTGCATTTCCCCAGTGCTGGCAGCCAAAATCTTCCCCGGTTGCGAGCTGACTGTGGGTCACGACACAGAGTGTGAGAA ATGGCCTTACGCAAAGACTGCTGAGACCATGAAGGAGCTTGGTTGCAAGCATGTGAACAAACATGTCACTGAAATTCACGTGGATGTGAAGAACAAGCTGGTGACCACCAGCGCCTTCATGTGCAATGCCCCCATTCATGAGATCTACGATGGCATTGGAAAAATGGTCAGAGAAGTGGTCAGACTTGCCTGA
- the LOC140658700 gene encoding centrin-1-like — MRRIISEFSEEGSGKLTFKSFLQVMTQKTAEPCLEKEILEAFEVFDCGGTDKISFENLEVAASEVGEDITDQELQEKIDEADVDGDGEVDEQEFLQMLTLTRNYRIFFFPPIPI; from the exons atgaGGAGAATCATCTCTGAATTCAGTGAAGAAGGGTCAGGGAAGCTAACCTTTAAGTCGTTTCTGCAGGTGATGACTCAGAAAACG GCAGAGCCATGTTTGGAAAAGGAGATCCTGGAAGCTTTCGAGGTGTTTGATTGTGGTGGCACTGACAAGATCTCCTTTGAGAATCTTGAGGTGGCAGCTAGTGAGGTTGGGGAAGACATCACGGATCAGGAGCTGCAG GAGAAGATTGATGAAGCAGATGtggatggagatggggaagTGGACGAACAGGAGTTCCTACAGATGCTGACACTGACCCGTAattacaggattttcttttttcctcccattcccATATAA
- the LOC140658609 gene encoding centrin-2 produces MASSFKKPSLGAASQRKKASPKLELTEEQKQEVREAFDLFDTDGTGNIDVKELKVAMRALGFEPKKEEIKKMISDIDKEGTGKISFNDFLVVMTQKMAEKDSKEEILKAFKLFDDDETGKISFKNLKRVAKELGENLTDEELQEMIDEADRDGDGEVNEQEFLRIMKKTSLY; encoded by the exons ATG GCCTCCAGCTTTAAGAAGCCCTCGCTAGGAGCCGCGTCCCAGAGGAAGAAAGCGAGTCCCAAGTTGGAGCTCActgaggagcagaagcaggaggTCCGGGAGGCTTTCGACCTGTTTGACACAGACGGCACTGGGAACATAGATGTTAAGGAGCTGAAG GTGGCCATGAGAGCGCTAGGGTTTGAACCTAAAAAAGAAGAGATCAAGAAAATGATATCAGATATCGATAAGGAAGGAACGGGAAAAATAAGCTTCAATGACTTCTTGGTAGTGATGACACAGAAAATG GCTGAAAAAGATTCCAAAGAGGAGATTCTCAAAGCTTTCAAACTCTTTGATGACGATGAAACTGGCAAAATCTCGTTCAAAAACCTCAAACGTGTCGCCAAAGAACTGGGGGAGAATCTCACAGATGAAGAGCTGCAG gaAATGATTGATGAAGCAGAtagagatggggatggggaagtGAACGAGCAAGAATTCTTGCGGATCATGAAGAAGACCAGCCTTTACTGA
- the NSDHL gene encoding sterol-4-alpha-carboxylate 3-dehydrogenase, decarboxylating codes for MATRLRSAGKKCTVIGGSGFLGQHMVEQLLEKGYAVNVFDIQKRFDNDRVQFFLGDLCDKEALLPALQGVSVAFHCASPAPSSDNRELFYKVNFMGTKAVIEACKEAGVQKLVLTSSASVVFEGTDIKNGSEDLPYAKKPIDYYTETKILQEKEVLSANDPGNNFFTTAIRPHGIFGPRDPQLVPILIQAAKSGKMKFIIGDGKNLVDFTYVENVVHGHILAAENLQKDSPLCGKAFHITNDEPVPFWAFMSRILTGLNYDPPKYHIPYWLAYYLALFLSLVLWLLSPLVTIKPTFTPMRVALAGTFHYYSCERAKRDMGYKPVVSLDEAIDRTLQSYPHLRRAKA; via the exons ATGGCCACACGCCTCAGATCG GCTGGTAAGAAATGTACAGTGATCGGCGGGTCAGGATTCTTAGGCCAGCACATGgtggagcagctcctggagaaGGGTTACGCGGTCAATGTGTTTGATATTCAGAAGAGATTTGACAATGACAGAGTGCAGTTCTTCCTGGGAGACCTTTGTGACAAAGAG GCTTTGCTCCCAGCTTTACAAGGTGTGTCAGTGGCATTTCATTGTGCATCACCAGCACCTTCAAGTGACAACAGGGAACTGTTTTACAAGGTGAATTTTATGGGAACCAAAGCAGTCATTGAAGCCTGCAAAGAAGCTGGAGTGCAG AAACTGGTGTTAACTAGCAGTGCCAGTGTAGTTTTTGAGGGCACAGACATAAAAAATGGATCAGAAGACCTCCCTTATGCAAAAAAACCTATCGACTATTACACAGAGACAAAGATCCTACAGGAGAAG GAAGTGCTCAGTGCGAATGACCCAGGCAACAATTTCTTCACTACTGCTATTCGTCCCCATGGAATATTTGGCCCTAGGGACCCTCAGCTGGTTCCCATCCTCATCCAAGCAGCTAAGAGCGGCAAAATGAAGTTCATAATTGG TGATGGAAAGAACTTGGTAGATTTCACCTATGTGGAAAACGTGGTCCATGGACACATCCTAGCTGCAGAGAATCTTCAGAAAGACTCTCCCCTGTGTGGGAAG GCATTTCATATCACAAATGATGAACCAGTTCCTTTCTGGGCTTTCATGTCCCGTATCTTGACTGGCTTGAACTACGATCCTCCCAAGTACCATATTCCCTATTGGCTGGCATATTACCTGGCCCTGTTCCTGTCTCTAGTGCTGTGGCTGCTAAGTCCGCTGGTCACCATCAAGCCCACTTTTACCCCTATGCGGGTAGCACTAGCTGGAACGTTTCACTACTATAGCTGTGAACGGGCCAAAAGAGACATGGGCTACAAACCAGTGGTGAGCCTGGATGAAGCAATAGACAGGACTCTGCAGAGCTACCCCCACCTACGCCGGGCTAAGGCCTGA